From the Pomacea canaliculata isolate SZHN2017 linkage group LG14, ASM307304v1, whole genome shotgun sequence genome, one window contains:
- the LOC112555119 gene encoding LOW QUALITY PROTEIN: amine oxidase [flavin-containing]-like (The sequence of the model RefSeq protein was modified relative to this genomic sequence to represent the inferred CDS: inserted 1 base in 1 codon) produces the protein MWSLWELGSAVCLPRVLVEQGQSVLVLEARDRVGGRTYTIHNEKVGHLDLGAGYVGPTQNRLLRLAREYGVKTYCTHEREDVVCRRNGVSKRYKDGIFPPTGSFLSWLDLNNMVRLLDSMCREVPVQAPWKXPRAREWDTMTVQQFLDAHLWTRSALETMKAYVNVNVTSEPHEVSLLWFLWYLASAGGPLRIFATSNGGQERKFIGGSQQISEGLVQTIGKEKVLLSTQVCKIEQKGTGVSIYDMGGHEYQASHCIVALAPPLQTRITWLPSLPARRNQMLQRLPMGSVIKTFVYYKTPFWRHKGLCGSAFIYDEEELVSITLDHVQHDGSHPALMGFVLADRARACGDMRVEERKRQICELYAKVFQSEEALEPVHYEEKNWAADEWSGGCYTVMMPPGLLTIFGEEIRAPVGRVHWAGTETASQWTGYMEGAIQAGERAAREILHEKGLVAASDIWQDEQEDEDVRAQPMELSRLEKLAPSLPAFLSIVVVTSAVTTGILWTFLRH, from the exons ATGTGGTCATTGTGGGAGCTGGGCTCAGCG GTCTGTCTGCCGCGCGTGCTTGTAGAACAAGGTCAAAGCGTCCTGGTGCTGGAGGCACGTGACAGGGTCGGAGGTCGGACCTACACAATACAT AACGAGAAGGTAGGACATTTGGATTTGGGAGCTGGGTACGTGGGACCTACCCAGAACCGGTTACTGCGCCTGGCGCGCGAGTACGGCGTGAAGACGTACTGCACGCACGAGAGGGAGGACGTAGTCTGTCGCCGG AATGGAGTCAGTAAGCGGTACAAGGATGGCATCTTCCCGCCCACAGGCAGCTTCCTGTCCTGGCTGGACCTCAACAACATGGTGCGGCTGCTGGACAGCATGTGTAGAGAG GTGCCTGTGCAGGCTCCGTGGA GCCCGCGAGCAAGAGAATGGGACACGATGACTGTGCAACAGTTCCTGGATGCTCACCTGTGGACACG AAGCGCCTTAGAGACGATGAAAGCTTACGTCAACGTCAACGTCACGTCCGAGCCGCACGAGGTGTCGTTGCTGTGGTTCCTGTGGTACCTGGCGTCGGCTGGAGGACCGCTCAGGATTTTCGCAACCTCCAATGGAGGACAG GAGAGAAAGTTCATCGGGGGTTCGCAGCAGATCAGTGAAGGTCTTGTTCAAACGATCGGCAAAG aaaaagttcTTTTGAGCACCCAAGTGTGTAAGATCGAACAGAAAGGTACAGGTGTCAGTATATACGACATGGGAGGTCACGAGTATCAG GCCTCTCACTGTATTGTGGCGCTAGCGCCGCCTCTGCAGACTCGGATCACGTGGTTGCCATCACTTCCGGCTCGCAGAAACCAGATGCTGCAGCGCCTTCCCATGGGTTCCGTCATCAAAACCTTCGTCTACTACAAGACACCGTTTTGGAGACACAAAG GTCTGTGTGGCTCAGCCTTTATTTATGATGAGGAAGAGCTGGTGTCCATCACACTGGACCACGTGCAACACGACGGCTCGCATCCCGCACTCATGGG CTTCGTGCTCGCGGACCGTGCGCGCGCTTGTGGTGACATGAgggtggaggagaggaagagacagaTATGTGAACTTTATGCTAAGGTCTTCCAGTCAGAGGAGGCGCTTGAA CCGGTCCACTATGAAGAGAAGAACTGGGCTGCGGACGAATGGTCAGGGGGCTGCTACACTGTTATGATGCCGCCAGGGCTTCTAACCATCTTCGGCGA GGAGATACGGGCACCTGTAGGGCGCGTGCACTGGGCTGGGACAGAGACGGCCAGCCAATGGACGGGCTACATGGAGGGCGCCATTCAGGCCGGAGAGCGCGCAGCAAGGGAG ATCCTGCACGAGAAGGGGCTGGTGGCTGCCAGCGACATCTGGCAAGACGAGCAGGAGGACGAG GACGTGAGAGCTCAACCAATGGAGCTGTCGCGGCTCGAAAAACTAGCTCCGTCACTTCCGGCATTCCTGAGCATTGTCGTGGTGACCTCTGCGGTCACAACCGGCATTTTGTGGACATTCCTACGTCACTGA
- the LOC112555118 gene encoding leucine-rich repeat protein lrrA-like, whose protein sequence is MSGKARGKKKDEKPPPATGPGSRIVSLPEPLKKKHIKRLEDGKVHLQFGTANMKSLPIEIYDNEELSALTVRFNAENNRLKKLPKSLAALENLEYIDVKNNAMSSFPASVSRMKKLVTLDVTNNSIKKLPPAIHKATALTTLLAPNNRLRALPKNIGKAGSLEFLDVSHNLLKSFKKGVYEMPGHIDLSSNRLTDMPAATVKKPHIKRLDLAHNSIAVVPESIDRLKCLTHLDLSYNSLDELPAQIGMVKYLHYLDISNNTLKAIPDEICCLGYALDTLRLANNEIAKLPDDLHKLKKLRVLDLAHNQFEYMPTSTAQLPAIKTINVSGNKLRSMKFAVTLTGLEQLYVADNLVEVIPDEIFHMKALVTLDVSGNSIRELPESIGKLRALKSLNAARNKISQLPETLGQDQLLTFLDVSNNRLTVVPSDLRKLRNLESFLIGHNEIAAMPKSIEFLYQIRTLDVGTNGLTELTLPKTLTHLVLSDNPLIVNSSDYRSTLVVMGDKDHLRNLTHLKLCKLGLDEVPASVFNLRLLKHLDMSQNHIKTLTDSVCKLRGLEELVVSNNELEGLPAGLYALQQLRRLVLRENGLTEFLPAILKLFSMEELDLSYNNLRLLPDNFGDLKKLQRLDLSHNDLVMFPQDRVDVLASLYELDVSHNHIDQMPIHFPYLYRLRILRAKSNDLTSLPGEMERLQSLEIFDLSDNILAALPETICKLPAIRELDVSDNKITVGFPKAWENLRQRATVVCGEQSSHKERPPQDRPQKEEEVKDSPKGKKKGGKKSPSSARKSPSSARKSDVIKSAPPVAT, encoded by the exons ATGAGTGGCAAGGCTCGCGGGAAGAAGAAGGATGAGAAGCCACCACCCGCCACAGGACCAGGCAGTCGCATTGTATCGCTGCCCGAACCgcttaaaaagaaacacatcaaGAGGCTGGAGGATGGCAAG GTGCACCTTCAGTTCGGAACCGCCAACATGAAGTCCCTCCCTATTGAAATCTACGACAACGAGGAGCTGAGTGCTCTAACCGTCCGCTTCAACGCCGAGAACAACCGCTTGAAGAAGCTGCCCAAGTCGTTGGCCGCCCTGGAGAACCTGGAGTACATCGACGTCAAGAACAACGCCATGTCTTCATTTCCAGCTTCTGTCTCTCGCATGAAGAAGCTCGTCACTCTGGATGTCACCAACAACTCCATCAAAAAGCTGCCACCGGCCATCCACAAAGCCACCGCCTTGACCACACTGCTGGCCCCTAACAACCGTCTACGTGCCCTTCCCAAGAACATCGGCAAAGCGGGGTCCCTGGAGTTCCTCGATGTTTCTCATAACCTGCTCAAGAGCTTCAAGAAG GGTGTGTATGAGATGCCTGGCCACATAGATCTTTCCAGCAACAGGCTGACTGACATGCCGGCAGCCACAGTGAAGAAGCCTCACATCAAGCGCCTGGACCTGGCCCACAATTCCATCGCCGTCGTCCCGGAGTCCATCGACCGTCTCAAGTGCCTCACCCACCTCGACCTGTCCTACAACTCCTTAGATGAACTGCCGGCTCAG ATTGGGATGGTCAAATACCTGCACTATCTCGATATCTCCAACAACACTCTGAAGGCTATCCCAGACGAGATCTGTTGCTTAGGCTATGCTCTGGACACCCTGAGGCTAGCTAACAATGAGATAGCTAAGCTGCCGGACGACCTGCACAAACTCAAGAAACTGCGAGTCCTGGACCTTGCTCACAACCAGTTCGAGTACATGCCCACCTCCACCGCCCAGCTGCCAGCCATCAAGACCATCAATGTGTCCGGCAATAAACTCAG GTCAATGAAATTTGCTGTGACCTTAACAGGCCTGGAGCAGTTGTATGTGGCTGACAACTTAGTGGAGGTGATACCTGATGAGATTTTCCACATGAAAGCTCTCGTCACTTTGGATGTCTCTGGTAACAGTATCCGTGAGTTGCCAGAGTCCATCGGGAAGTTGCGGGCTCTGAAGTCCCTGAATGCTGCCCGGAATAAGATCAGCCAACTGCCGGAAACTCTGGGCCAGGACCAGCTGCTGACTTTCCTCGATGTCTCCAACAACCGCCTGACGGTCGTGCCCTCAGACCTTCGCAAACTGAGGAATCTGGAATCATTTCTGATCGGACATAACGAGATAGCTGCCATGCCCAAATCTATCGAATTCTTGTACCAGATTCGAACACTGGATGTCGGTACCAACGGTCTTACCGAGCTAACACTGCCCAAAACTCTGACTCATCTGGTACTGTCTGACAACCCTCTGATTGTCAATTCGTCTGACTACCGCTCCACCTTGGTTGTCATGGGCGACAAAGACCACCTCCGCAACCTCACGCACCTGAAGCTGTGCAAGCTCGGCCTGGATGAGGTTCCGGCCTCTGTCTTCAATCTGCGGCTGCTGAAGCACCTGGACATGTCTCAGAACCACATCAAGACGCTGACGGACAGTGTGTGCAAGCTGCGGGGCCTGGAGGAGCTGGTGGTCAGCAACAACGAGCTGGAAGGTCTGCCAGCAGGCCTCTACGCTCTCCAGCAACTCCGCCGTCTGGTTCTGCGAGAGAACGGGCTGACAGAGTTCCTGCCCGCCATCCTCAAGCTCTTCTCCATGGAGGAGCTTGATCTGTCCTATAACAA TCTACGGCTGCTGCCAGACAACTTCGGCGACTTGAAGAAACTGCAGCGCTTGGACCTGTCCCACAACGACTTGGTCATGTTTCCCCAGGACCGCGTTGATGTGCTGGCCTCGCTGTACGAGCTGGACGTGTCCCACAACCACATCGACCAGATGCCCATCCACTTTCCCTACCTCTACCGACTACGCATCCTCCGTGCCAAGAGCAATGACCTGACCTCCCTGCCAGGTGAAATGGAGCGGCTTCAGTCCTTGGAAATATTTGATCTTTCCGACAACATCCTGGCGGCGCTACCTGAGACCATCTGCAAGCTGCCGGCCATTCGTGAGTTGGACGTGTCGGACAACAAAATAACCGTCGGCTTCCCTAAGGCCTGGGAAAACCTGCGGCAGAGGGCGACGGTAGTATGCGGGGAGCAGTCGTCTCATAAAGAGAGACCGCCGCAGGATCGACcacagaaagaggaagaggtTAAGGACAGTCccaagggaaaaaagaaaggcgGGAAAAAGAGTCCAAGCAGTGCCAGGAAGAGTCCAAGCAGTGCCAGGAAGAGTGATGTTATAAAGTCCGCCCCACCAGTAGCCACATAA